Proteins encoded together in one Vigna angularis cultivar LongXiaoDou No.4 chromosome 5, ASM1680809v1, whole genome shotgun sequence window:
- the LOC108340383 gene encoding acyl-coenzyme A oxidase 3, peroxisomal-like isoform X1, whose protein sequence is MDHRVSRRTEILTNHLLRRAPPPSSVLQPHRCLSYSPPELSNGFAFDLREMRRLMDGHNLEDRDWLFSVIVQSALFNRRERAGRIFVCPDYNQSMEQQREATMRRIEYLVERGVFQGWLTGEGPGEELRKLALYEVIGMYDHSLAVKLGVHYFLWGGAVKFLGTKRHHDKWLSATENYDMKGCFALSELGHGSNVRGIETITTYDSNTGEFVVNTPCESGQKYWIGGADHATHTIVFSQLYINGSNQGVHAFIAQIRDSDGNICPNIRIADCGHKIGVNGVDNGRIWFDNVRIPRENLLNSVGDVSPTGEYLSDIKNVDQRFAAFLAPLTSGRVIIAATAVYISKISLAIAIRYALTRRAFSITPNGPEVLLLDYPSHQRRLLPLLAKVYAMSFSANDLKMMYVKRSPKSNKAIHIISSAYKATFTWNNIRTLQECREACGGQGVKSENRVGLFMGEFEMHSTFEGDNKVLMQQISKALFAEYVACQKQNKPFSGLGLEHMNKDLPVIPSHLTTPTIRSSEFQIDLFHLRERDLLRRFADEVSEYQSRGESKESAFILSYQLAEDLSRAFSERAILKTFMDAESTLPAGSLKNVLGLLRSLYAMISVDEDATFFRYGYLSTENAFVVRKEVPKLCAELRPHALALVSSFGIPDAFLSPIAYNWVDSNSWSSQL, encoded by the exons ATGGATCACCGTGTCTCCCGTCGAACCGAGATCCTAACCAACCACCTCCTCCGCCGTGCACCGCCGCCTTCCTCCGTTCTTCAGCCCCACCGCTGCCTGAGCTACTCCCCTCCCGAGCTCTCCAATGGATTCGCGTTCGACTTGCGGGAGATGCGAAGGTTAATGGACGGGCACAATCTGGAGGACCGCGATTGGCTCTTCTCCGTCATCGTGCAGAGCGCACTCTTCAACCGCCGCGAGCGCGCCGGCAGAATTTTCGTCTGCCCCGACTACAACCAGTCCATGGAGCAGCAGCGCGAAGCCACCATGAGGCGCATAGAGTATCTTGTGGAGAGAGGAGTTTTCCAAGGGTGGCTCACTGGCGAGGGTCCGGGGGAGGAGCTGAGGAAACTTGCGCTCTATGAGGTTATAGGGATGTATGATCACTCCCTTGCTGTTAAGCTTGGGGTTCACTACTTCCTCTG GGGAGGAGCCGTGAAGTTTTTAGGAACCAAGCGCCATCATGACAAGTGGTTAAGTGCTACTGAAAACTATGACATGAAGGGTTGTTTTGCTTTGTCTGAGTTGGGCCATGGAAGTAAT GTGCGAGGAATTGAAACAATCACTACCTATGATTCAAACACTGGAGAATTTGTAGTCAATACTCCATGTGAATCGGGCCAGAAGTATTGGATTGGTGGTGCAGAT CATGCAACACATACTATAGTCTTTTCACAGCTCTATATAAATGGAAGCAATCAAGGGGTGCATGCATTCATTGCCCAAATCAGGGATTCAGATGGAAACATATGTCCAAACATTCGAATAGCCGATTGTGGTCACAAAATTGGTGTAAATGGAGTTGATAATGGCCGTATCTG GTTTGATAATGTGAGGATACCTCGGGAGAATTTGTTGAATTCTGTGGGTGATGTTTCCCCAACTGGTGAATATTTGAGTgacataaaaaatgttgatcAG AGGTTTGCTGCTTTCTTAGCCCCGTTGACCAGTGGTCGGGTTATTATTGCTGCTACTGCTGTTTACATTTCCAAG ATTAGCTTGGCCATTGCTATAAGATATGCACTGACAAGGCGGGCATTCTCCATTACACCAAATGGGCCTGAAGTTTTACTTCTTGATTACCCTAGTCATCAACGGCGTCTGTTACCTTTACTTGCAAAGGT ATATGCAATGAGTTTTTCCGCAAATGACCTCAAAATGATGTATGTGAAAAGATCACCGAAGTCAAACAAAGCAATTCATATTATTTCTAGTGCATACAAGGCTACTTTTACTTGGAATAATATCCGTACTCTTCAG GAATGTCGTGAAGCCTGCGGAGGCCAAGGAGTTAAATCTGAAAATCGTGTTGGTCTTTTCATGGGTGAATTTGAGATGCATTCGACATTTGAGGGGGACAACAAAGTTCTGATGCAGCAG ATTAGCAAGGCACTCTTTGCAGAATACGTAGCATGTCAGAAGCAAAACAAACCTTTCAGTGGTTTAGGATTAGAACACATGAACAAAGATTTGCCTGTTATCCCATCTCACCTAACAACTCCGACCATTAGGAGCAGTGAATTTCAG ATTGATCTGTTCCACCTAAGAGAGCGAGACCTATTGAGGCGCTTTGCTGACGAGGTCTCAGAATACCAATCTCGTGGAGAAAGCAAAGAGTCTGCCTTCATTCTA AGTTATCAGCTAGCAGAAGACTTGAGCAGAGCTTTCTCAGAACGAGCAATACTGAAAACATTCATGGATGCCGAGTCAACTTTACCAGCTGGTTCGTTGAAG AATGTGTTGGGTCTATTGAGATCGTTGTATGCTATGATAAGTGTGGATGAAGATGCTACCTTTTTTCGATATGGATACTTGTCAACAGAGAATGCTTTTGTAGTGAGGAAAGAAGTGCCAAAACTATGCGCTGAACTTCGACCACATGCACTTGCCTTGGTCAGTTCCTTTGGTATTCCTGATGCTTTCTTGAGCCCTATTGCATATAACTGGGTTGACTCAAATTCTTGGTCTTCTCAACTTTAG
- the LOC108340383 gene encoding acyl-coenzyme A oxidase 3, peroxisomal-like isoform X5: MLLHFSYKRGGAVKFLGTKRHHDKWLSATENYDMKGCFALSELGHGSNVRGIETITTYDSNTGEFVVNTPCESGQKYWIGGADHATHTIVFSQLYINGSNQGVHAFIAQIRDSDGNICPNIRIADCGHKIGVNGVDNGRIWFDNVRIPRENLLNSVGDVSPTGEYLSDIKNVDQRFAAFLAPLTSGRVIIAATAVYISKISLAIAIRYALTRRAFSITPNGPEVLLLDYPSHQRRLLPLLAKVYAMSFSANDLKMMYVKRSPKSNKAIHIISSAYKATFTWNNIRTLQECREACGGQGVKSENRVGLFMGEFEMHSTFEGDNKVLMQQISKALFAEYVACQKQNKPFSGLGLEHMNKDLPVIPSHLTTPTIRSSEFQIDLFHLRERDLLRRFADEVSEYQSRGESKESAFILSYQLAEDLSRAFSERAILKTFMDAESTLPAGSLKNVLGLLRSLYAMISVDEDATFFRYGYLSTENAFVVRKEVPKLCAELRPHALALVSSFGIPDAFLSPIAYNWVDSNSWSSQL; this comes from the exons ATGCTTCTACACTTTTCCTATAAGAG GGGAGGAGCCGTGAAGTTTTTAGGAACCAAGCGCCATCATGACAAGTGGTTAAGTGCTACTGAAAACTATGACATGAAGGGTTGTTTTGCTTTGTCTGAGTTGGGCCATGGAAGTAAT GTGCGAGGAATTGAAACAATCACTACCTATGATTCAAACACTGGAGAATTTGTAGTCAATACTCCATGTGAATCGGGCCAGAAGTATTGGATTGGTGGTGCAGAT CATGCAACACATACTATAGTCTTTTCACAGCTCTATATAAATGGAAGCAATCAAGGGGTGCATGCATTCATTGCCCAAATCAGGGATTCAGATGGAAACATATGTCCAAACATTCGAATAGCCGATTGTGGTCACAAAATTGGTGTAAATGGAGTTGATAATGGCCGTATCTG GTTTGATAATGTGAGGATACCTCGGGAGAATTTGTTGAATTCTGTGGGTGATGTTTCCCCAACTGGTGAATATTTGAGTgacataaaaaatgttgatcAG AGGTTTGCTGCTTTCTTAGCCCCGTTGACCAGTGGTCGGGTTATTATTGCTGCTACTGCTGTTTACATTTCCAAG ATTAGCTTGGCCATTGCTATAAGATATGCACTGACAAGGCGGGCATTCTCCATTACACCAAATGGGCCTGAAGTTTTACTTCTTGATTACCCTAGTCATCAACGGCGTCTGTTACCTTTACTTGCAAAGGT ATATGCAATGAGTTTTTCCGCAAATGACCTCAAAATGATGTATGTGAAAAGATCACCGAAGTCAAACAAAGCAATTCATATTATTTCTAGTGCATACAAGGCTACTTTTACTTGGAATAATATCCGTACTCTTCAG GAATGTCGTGAAGCCTGCGGAGGCCAAGGAGTTAAATCTGAAAATCGTGTTGGTCTTTTCATGGGTGAATTTGAGATGCATTCGACATTTGAGGGGGACAACAAAGTTCTGATGCAGCAG ATTAGCAAGGCACTCTTTGCAGAATACGTAGCATGTCAGAAGCAAAACAAACCTTTCAGTGGTTTAGGATTAGAACACATGAACAAAGATTTGCCTGTTATCCCATCTCACCTAACAACTCCGACCATTAGGAGCAGTGAATTTCAG ATTGATCTGTTCCACCTAAGAGAGCGAGACCTATTGAGGCGCTTTGCTGACGAGGTCTCAGAATACCAATCTCGTGGAGAAAGCAAAGAGTCTGCCTTCATTCTA AGTTATCAGCTAGCAGAAGACTTGAGCAGAGCTTTCTCAGAACGAGCAATACTGAAAACATTCATGGATGCCGAGTCAACTTTACCAGCTGGTTCGTTGAAG AATGTGTTGGGTCTATTGAGATCGTTGTATGCTATGATAAGTGTGGATGAAGATGCTACCTTTTTTCGATATGGATACTTGTCAACAGAGAATGCTTTTGTAGTGAGGAAAGAAGTGCCAAAACTATGCGCTGAACTTCGACCACATGCACTTGCCTTGGTCAGTTCCTTTGGTATTCCTGATGCTTTCTTGAGCCCTATTGCATATAACTGGGTTGACTCAAATTCTTGGTCTTCTCAACTTTAG
- the LOC108340383 gene encoding acyl-coenzyme A oxidase 3, peroxisomal-like isoform X7 — MKGCFALSELGHGSNVRGIETITTYDSNTGEFVVNTPCESGQKYWIGGADHATHTIVFSQLYINGSNQGVHAFIAQIRDSDGNICPNIRIADCGHKIGVNGVDNGRIWFDNVRIPRENLLNSVGDVSPTGEYLSDIKNVDQRFAAFLAPLTSGRVIIAATAVYISKISLAIAIRYALTRRAFSITPNGPEVLLLDYPSHQRRLLPLLAKVYAMSFSANDLKMMYVKRSPKSNKAIHIISSAYKATFTWNNIRTLQECREACGGQGVKSENRVGLFMGEFEMHSTFEGDNKVLMQQISKALFAEYVACQKQNKPFSGLGLEHMNKDLPVIPSHLTTPTIRSSEFQIDLFHLRERDLLRRFADEVSEYQSRGESKESAFILSYQLAEDLSRAFSERAILKTFMDAESTLPAGSLKNVLGLLRSLYAMISVDEDATFFRYGYLSTENAFVVRKEVPKLCAELRPHALALVSSFGIPDAFLSPIAYNWVDSNSWSSQL, encoded by the exons ATGAAGGGTTGTTTTGCTTTGTCTGAGTTGGGCCATGGAAGTAAT GTGCGAGGAATTGAAACAATCACTACCTATGATTCAAACACTGGAGAATTTGTAGTCAATACTCCATGTGAATCGGGCCAGAAGTATTGGATTGGTGGTGCAGAT CATGCAACACATACTATAGTCTTTTCACAGCTCTATATAAATGGAAGCAATCAAGGGGTGCATGCATTCATTGCCCAAATCAGGGATTCAGATGGAAACATATGTCCAAACATTCGAATAGCCGATTGTGGTCACAAAATTGGTGTAAATGGAGTTGATAATGGCCGTATCTG GTTTGATAATGTGAGGATACCTCGGGAGAATTTGTTGAATTCTGTGGGTGATGTTTCCCCAACTGGTGAATATTTGAGTgacataaaaaatgttgatcAG AGGTTTGCTGCTTTCTTAGCCCCGTTGACCAGTGGTCGGGTTATTATTGCTGCTACTGCTGTTTACATTTCCAAG ATTAGCTTGGCCATTGCTATAAGATATGCACTGACAAGGCGGGCATTCTCCATTACACCAAATGGGCCTGAAGTTTTACTTCTTGATTACCCTAGTCATCAACGGCGTCTGTTACCTTTACTTGCAAAGGT ATATGCAATGAGTTTTTCCGCAAATGACCTCAAAATGATGTATGTGAAAAGATCACCGAAGTCAAACAAAGCAATTCATATTATTTCTAGTGCATACAAGGCTACTTTTACTTGGAATAATATCCGTACTCTTCAG GAATGTCGTGAAGCCTGCGGAGGCCAAGGAGTTAAATCTGAAAATCGTGTTGGTCTTTTCATGGGTGAATTTGAGATGCATTCGACATTTGAGGGGGACAACAAAGTTCTGATGCAGCAG ATTAGCAAGGCACTCTTTGCAGAATACGTAGCATGTCAGAAGCAAAACAAACCTTTCAGTGGTTTAGGATTAGAACACATGAACAAAGATTTGCCTGTTATCCCATCTCACCTAACAACTCCGACCATTAGGAGCAGTGAATTTCAG ATTGATCTGTTCCACCTAAGAGAGCGAGACCTATTGAGGCGCTTTGCTGACGAGGTCTCAGAATACCAATCTCGTGGAGAAAGCAAAGAGTCTGCCTTCATTCTA AGTTATCAGCTAGCAGAAGACTTGAGCAGAGCTTTCTCAGAACGAGCAATACTGAAAACATTCATGGATGCCGAGTCAACTTTACCAGCTGGTTCGTTGAAG AATGTGTTGGGTCTATTGAGATCGTTGTATGCTATGATAAGTGTGGATGAAGATGCTACCTTTTTTCGATATGGATACTTGTCAACAGAGAATGCTTTTGTAGTGAGGAAAGAAGTGCCAAAACTATGCGCTGAACTTCGACCACATGCACTTGCCTTGGTCAGTTCCTTTGGTATTCCTGATGCTTTCTTGAGCCCTATTGCATATAACTGGGTTGACTCAAATTCTTGGTCTTCTCAACTTTAG